A genomic segment from Candidatus Alcyoniella australis encodes:
- a CDS encoding peptidylprolyl isomerase produces the protein MRKTALALALVCLPLLLASSALAEERGLEKLVTILQAQDARQVTEGLAQLTRDPDPAIAARALRALGRIGDPVALPLLLEALHSGNVRDEAIFALGELEDRETLALIGAKPDPMALEALRGVLVEPTTILSQDVLLRRALAVEALGKLRDREWVEKIVEAGTMGLGGMRGSMPELLCLNAITALVRIDDEAALPLLLSALEAPSPALRRSAALGLGRMGRTETADELSALFNDPDPEVRSAALWALVRLAASDKANLALRMLSDPVLEVRIEAIRLLALGSGPEVSGALFHHLRRSGGRPPAAYNNEDLEVLRALGRLGGKDERNLLSMLVSQPGPAGLTARWAYATCKTVEDRDVLTVERKYYASTPLSYVSWAEALAQRGGEAGRIGLRAVIEDPAAPAEAKCIALDALADKLPEQVEAWATEFLSQPGSPPQLKAGAAQALSAIQSQSALAELLAAWPRAHHEVDPDVRLSLLDALGKHAARLDQRSQRWSRVRAAIYSGTRDQQRLVRAQAIRLMREIYNEDLLSMLAQQMPASDDGRCERAAQLIGKLRILRIETPRGRIDVRLETDDAPLTVLQISELARSGAYNGLIFHRVVPDFVVQGGDPRGTGWGSAGELLPCEISRLRFVTGAVGMATAGKDTGSSQFFFTLSPQPHLDGGYTVFGEVVQGMDVVRRLLPGDKIVRATLLDLRPQQ, from the coding sequence ATGCGCAAAACGGCCTTGGCATTGGCCTTGGTCTGCCTGCCGCTGCTGCTCGCCTCATCCGCGCTGGCGGAAGAGCGCGGGCTGGAAAAGCTGGTCACGATCCTCCAAGCCCAGGACGCGCGGCAGGTGACCGAAGGATTGGCGCAGCTTACGCGTGATCCCGACCCGGCGATCGCTGCGCGCGCCCTGCGCGCCCTGGGACGCATCGGCGATCCGGTGGCTCTGCCGTTGCTGCTCGAGGCCCTGCACTCGGGAAACGTTCGCGACGAGGCGATTTTTGCCCTGGGCGAGTTGGAGGACCGCGAGACCCTGGCCTTAATCGGCGCCAAGCCTGATCCCATGGCGCTCGAAGCCCTGCGCGGCGTGCTTGTCGAACCGACGACGATCCTCTCCCAAGACGTGTTGTTGCGCCGCGCCCTGGCCGTGGAGGCGCTGGGCAAGCTTCGCGACCGCGAGTGGGTGGAGAAGATCGTTGAGGCGGGCACCATGGGTCTGGGCGGGATGCGCGGCTCGATGCCCGAGTTGCTGTGCCTCAACGCGATTACCGCGCTGGTGCGCATCGACGACGAGGCTGCGCTGCCGCTGCTGCTCAGCGCCCTTGAGGCCCCGAGCCCGGCGCTACGGCGCAGTGCGGCTCTCGGGCTGGGGAGGATGGGCCGCACTGAAACAGCGGACGAGCTTTCGGCGCTGTTCAATGATCCTGATCCGGAAGTGCGTTCGGCCGCGTTGTGGGCGCTGGTGCGGCTTGCGGCGTCGGATAAGGCGAACCTTGCGCTGCGGATGCTCTCCGACCCGGTGCTCGAGGTGCGGATCGAGGCGATCCGACTGCTGGCGCTGGGTTCGGGCCCGGAGGTCAGCGGCGCGTTGTTCCATCATCTGCGGCGCAGCGGCGGCCGTCCGCCCGCGGCTTACAATAACGAGGATCTCGAGGTGCTGCGCGCCCTGGGCCGACTGGGCGGCAAGGACGAACGCAACCTGCTCTCGATGCTCGTGAGTCAGCCCGGGCCGGCCGGGTTGACTGCGCGCTGGGCCTATGCGACCTGCAAGACAGTGGAAGACCGCGACGTGCTGACCGTGGAGCGCAAGTACTATGCGAGTACGCCGCTGTCCTACGTTTCGTGGGCCGAGGCGCTGGCCCAACGCGGTGGAGAGGCGGGCCGCATCGGGCTGCGCGCGGTAATCGAAGACCCGGCGGCTCCGGCCGAAGCCAAGTGCATTGCGCTGGACGCGCTGGCCGACAAGCTGCCCGAGCAGGTCGAGGCCTGGGCCACGGAGTTCCTCTCCCAGCCGGGCAGCCCGCCGCAGCTCAAGGCCGGTGCGGCCCAGGCCCTGAGCGCGATCCAGAGCCAGAGCGCGTTGGCCGAACTGCTCGCGGCCTGGCCCCGGGCGCATCACGAGGTTGATCCCGACGTGCGGCTCTCGCTGCTCGACGCGTTGGGCAAGCACGCGGCTCGCCTTGACCAGCGCTCCCAGCGCTGGTCAAGGGTGCGCGCGGCGATCTACTCGGGTACGCGCGATCAACAGCGGCTGGTCAGGGCGCAGGCGATCAGGTTAATGCGCGAGATCTACAACGAGGACCTGCTCTCGATGCTCGCCCAACAAATGCCCGCGTCCGACGACGGGCGCTGCGAGCGGGCCGCGCAGTTGATCGGCAAGCTGCGCATACTACGGATCGAGACGCCGCGCGGCCGGATCGACGTGCGGCTGGAGACCGACGATGCGCCGCTGACCGTGTTGCAGATCAGCGAGCTGGCGCGTTCCGGCGCGTACAACGGACTAATCTTCCACCGCGTTGTGCCCGATTTCGTTGTCCAGGGCGGCGACCCGCGCGGCACTGGTTGGGGATCGGCCGGCGAGCTGCTGCCGTGCGAAATCAGTCGGCTGCGGTTCGTCACCGGCGCGGTGGGCATGGCCACGGCGGGCAAGGACACCGGCTCGAGCCAGTTTTTCTTTACGCTCTCGCCCCAGCCGCACCTCGACGGCGGCTACACGGTGTTCGGCGAGGTGGTGCAGGGGATGGACGTGGTGCGCAGGCTGCTGCCCGGCGACAAGATCGTACGCGCCACGCTGCTCGACCTGCGGCCGCAGCAATAA
- the thiC gene encoding phosphomethylpyrimidine synthase ThiC, with the protein MTLLEQLKSGTLPQSVVQAAHSEGLEPESLAEQVAAGKAVITRNLHRPQIEPLAVGGGARIKVNANIGTSKDRADLQFELDKLRAALDAGADTVMDLSTGGDIDAVRREILAQCPVPLGTVPIYQAVIESIACGVGLADLDPDLLFEVIRRQCEGGVDFITVHCGINRNSLKVLLDNPRLMGIVSRGGSFLVEWMMHNKAENPLYERYDELLQIAAEHEVVLSLGDGFRPGSIVDATDPAQLAELFVLGELTKRARAAGVQVMVEGPGHVPLDQVQSNVELQKRICDGAPFYVLGPLVTDIAPGYDHIACAIGGALAAWHGADFLCYVTPSEHLGLPDVEQVRQGVIASKIAAHAADLARGRADSWALDRKMSERRVAQDWPGQIESAIDPKRAEELRANTPPTEDDVCTMCGEFCAIRVSKRALNKK; encoded by the coding sequence ATGACTCTACTCGAACAACTCAAGTCCGGCACACTTCCCCAATCCGTGGTTCAGGCCGCGCACAGCGAGGGGCTCGAGCCCGAAAGCCTGGCCGAGCAGGTCGCCGCGGGCAAGGCGGTGATCACGCGCAACCTGCACCGGCCGCAGATCGAGCCGCTGGCTGTGGGCGGCGGCGCGCGGATCAAGGTCAACGCCAACATCGGCACCAGCAAGGACCGCGCGGACCTGCAATTCGAGCTGGACAAGCTGCGGGCGGCGCTCGACGCCGGGGCCGACACGGTGATGGACCTCTCCACCGGCGGCGATATCGACGCGGTGCGCCGCGAGATCCTCGCGCAATGCCCGGTCCCGCTGGGCACCGTGCCGATCTACCAGGCGGTCATCGAATCGATCGCCTGCGGCGTGGGCCTGGCCGACCTCGACCCGGACCTGCTGTTCGAGGTGATCCGCCGCCAATGCGAGGGTGGAGTCGACTTCATCACCGTGCACTGCGGCATCAACCGCAACTCGCTCAAGGTACTGTTGGACAACCCGCGACTGATGGGCATTGTCAGCCGCGGCGGCTCGTTCCTCGTCGAGTGGATGATGCACAACAAGGCGGAAAACCCGCTCTACGAGCGCTATGACGAATTGCTGCAGATCGCGGCCGAGCACGAGGTTGTGCTCAGCTTGGGCGACGGATTCCGTCCCGGATCGATCGTCGACGCCACGGATCCGGCCCAGCTCGCCGAGCTGTTCGTACTCGGCGAACTGACCAAACGCGCGCGGGCCGCGGGCGTGCAGGTGATGGTCGAGGGGCCGGGGCACGTGCCGCTGGATCAGGTGCAGAGCAACGTCGAGCTGCAGAAGCGGATCTGCGACGGCGCGCCGTTCTACGTGCTCGGTCCGCTGGTGACCGACATCGCTCCGGGCTACGACCACATCGCCTGCGCCATCGGTGGGGCGTTGGCCGCCTGGCACGGCGCGGACTTCCTGTGCTACGTCACGCCCAGCGAGCACCTCGGGCTGCCCGACGTCGAGCAGGTGCGGCAGGGAGTGATCGCCTCCAAGATCGCGGCGCATGCCGCTGACCTAGCTCGCGGCCGCGCCGACTCCTGGGCGCTCGACCGCAAGATGAGCGAGCGTCGCGTGGCCCAGGACTGGCCGGGACAGATCGAGTCCGCCATCGACCCAAAACGCGCCGAGGAACTGCGCGCCAACACGCCGCCGACCGAGGACGACGTGTGCACTATGTGCGGGGAGTTCTGCGCAATCAGGGTCAGCAAGCGCGCACTGAATAAGAAATAG